A single genomic interval of Mangifera indica cultivar Alphonso chromosome 5, CATAS_Mindica_2.1, whole genome shotgun sequence harbors:
- the LOC123216217 gene encoding phospholipase A1 PLIP1, chloroplastic-like has product MMAYTTVGISTSPVGTKTIDRFKENGLRRSRSGKDLCKQTVIRRSYSDNSLCYYVNRPHAASTQPKPKSCPSAGFFPFQITSSIIPNSVRSFLFDPETSKDMNMVEKDMSVVDEAEVSSEEENKIKRANWVERLMQIRKEWVSRQQQENIDGDAARGEDENSVGYCDADDGGCEVEYGSEGEEEGEVRYDRESFSRLLVRVPLSDTKLFSQLAFLCNMAYVIPEIKPKDLRRYYGIQFVTSSLEKKAEAAAIKDELNQDSIRLPNPRAAESYSESTAEQMRPTQPSVASKIAASAASYVQSRAKDILSLSSDSHEDDCTDFCDNRVQPQEVEGNYPRVYKSEVAAYVAASTMTAVVAAGEKEKQEAAKNLQSLHSSPCEWFLCDDPSTYTRCFVIQGSDSLASWQANLFFEPTKFEGTDALVHRGIYEAAKGIYEQFMPEIMDHLNRYGDRAKLQFTGHSLGGSLSLLVNLMLLTRNVVKPSALRPVVTFGSPFVFCGGQKILDYLGLDDSHVHCVMMHRDIVPRAFSCKYPNHVALVLKRLNGPLRSHPCLNKNKVLYSPFGKIFILQPDEKSSPSHPLLPPENALYALDKTQCGYTASALNSFLNCPHPLDTLSDPTAYGSEGTILRDHDSSNYLKAVNGVLRQHTRMVFRKARKQRHLLWPLLTSPSPHSWSHENNLQCDKLLTKEVMTSV; this is encoded by the exons ATGATGGCATATACAACAGTGGGCATTTCTACCTCCCCGGTTGGTACAAAAACTATAGACAGGTTCAAAGAAAATGGTCTTCGCAGATCACGGTCAGGGAAAGATCTTTGTAAACAAACAGTTATTCGAAGGTCTTATTCTGATAACAGCCTTTGTTACTATGTAAATCGTCCACATGCCGCATCAACACAACCAAAACCGAAGAGCTGCCCTTCAGCTGGATTCTTCCCATTTCAGATAACAAGCTCTATAATCCCAAATTCAGTAAGATCCTTTTTATTTGACCCTGAAACGAGTAAAGATATGAATATGGTAGAGAAGGATATGAGTGTTGTTGATGAAGCTGAGGTGAGcagtgaagaagaaaataagataaaaaggGCAAATTGGGTGGAGAGGCTTATGCAAATCAGAAAAGAATGGGTGAGTAGACAGCAACAAGAGAATATAGATGGAGATGCTGCTCGTGGAGAGGATGAAAATAGTGTTGGTTATTGTGATGCAGATGATGGTGGTTGTGAAGTTGAATATGGTTCTGAAGGCGAAGAAGAAGGTGAAGTTAGATATGACCGGGAATCCTTCTCAAGATTATTGGTTAGAGTTCCATTGTCTGATACCAAGCTATTTTCTCAACTGGCTTTCTTGTGTAATATGGCTTATGTGATACCTGAAATTAAG CCGAAGGATTTGAGAAGGTACTATGGCATTCAGTTTGTAACATCTTCCCTAGAAAAGAAAGCAGAGGCAGCTGCTATAAAAGATGAACTCAATCAAGACTCTATTCGTTTACCTAACCCAAGAGCTGCTGAATCTTATTCAGAAAGCACTGCTGAGCAGATGCGTCCAACTCAACCATCTGTTGCTTCTAAGATTGCAGCATCAGCTGCATCTTATGTTCAATCCCGTGCTAAGGACATTTTGTCTCTCAGCTCTGATTCACACGAGGATGATTGTACAGATTTTTGTGACAATAGAGTCCAACCACAAGAAGTTGAAGGAAATTATCCTCGAGTATATAAATCAGAGGTGGCTGCTTATGTAGCAGCCTCAACAATGACTGCAGTTGTTGCGGCAGGGGAGAAGGAAAAGCAAGAGGCTGCAAAGAATCTTCAGTCCCTTCATTCTTCACCTTGTGAATGGTTTCTTTGTGATGATCCAAGTACATACACTCGCTGCTTTGTGATTCAG GGATCGGACTCCCTGGCATCTTGGCAAGCTAATCTTTTCTTCGAGCCCACTAAATTTGAG GGAACAGATGCGCTTGTTCATAGGGGAATTTATGAAGCTGCAAAAGGAATTTACGAGCAGTTCATGCCAGAGATCATGGACCATCTAAATAGATATGGTGATCGTGCTAAGCTTCAATTTACTGGTCATTCGCTTGGTGGTAGTCTTTCTCTTCTAGTAAATTTAATGCTACTAACAAGGAATGTTGTCAAGCCCTCTGCTCTTCGACCAGTCGTCACCTTTGGTTCACCGTTTGTGTTCTGTGGAGGCCAAAAGATACTCGATTATTTGGGATTAGACGACAGCCATGTTCATTGTGTGATGATGCATAGAGATATTGTACCTAGAGCCTTCTCCTGCAAGTATCCCAACCATGTGGCCTTAGTCCTCAAGCGTCTGAATGGTCCCTTAAGATCACACccttgtttaaataaaaat AAAGTTTTATACTCTCCATTTGGCAAAATTTTTATTCTCCAACCGGATGAGAAGTCGTCTCCTTCACATCCGCTGCTTCCTCCAGAGAATGCTCTATATGCCCTCGACAAGACCCAGTGTGGCTACACCGCAAGCGCATTAAATTCATTCCTAAACTGCCCCCACCCTTTAGATACTCTAAGTGATCCTACTGCATATGGCTCAGAAGGCACAATACTAAGAGACCATGACTCAAGCAATTACTTAAAAGCTGTAAATGGAGTTttaagacaacatacaaggatgGTGTTTCGTAAAGCCAGAAAACAGAGGCATCTATTATGGCCTTTGCTTACTTCACCTTCTCCACACTCCTGGAGCCATGAAAATAACTTGCAGTGTGACAAGTTGTTGACGAAGGAGGTTATGACTAGTGTTTGA
- the LOC123217267 gene encoding abscisic acid receptor PYL9-like, translating to MNGADAYGLVEANYIRRHHRHEPTENQCTSALVKHIRAPVNLVWSLVRRFDQPQRYKPFVSRCVVNGDLGIGSVREVNVRSGLPATTSTERLELLDDEEHILQIKIVGGDHRLRNYSSIMTVHPEIIDGRPGTLVIESFLVDVPEGNTRDETCYFVQALIRCNLKSLADVSERMAVQDPMNQQNRF from the exons ATGAACGGTGCTGATGCTTACGGTCTTGTGGAGGCGAATTACATACGGAGGCATCATAGGCATGAGCCGACAGAGAATCAGTGCACTTCAGCTCTTGTTAAGCATATCAGAGCTCCTGTTAATCTT GTGTGGTCTTTAGTTAGGCGATTTGATCAGCCGCAGAGGTACAAGCCATTTGTTAGTAGATGTGTTGTGAATGGGGACCTTGGTATCGGAAGCGTTAGAGAAGTTAACGTTAGGTCCGGGCTTCCTGCTACAACCAGCACTGAAAGGCTGGAACTTCTTGATGATGAAGAGCACATTCTTCAAATCAAGATTGTTGGTGGTGATCACAGGCTGAGG aaTTATTCTTCAATCATGACTGTCCATCCGGAGATTATTGATGGGAGACCTGGAACACTGGTGATCGAGTCATTTCTCGTGGACGTGCCAGAGGGAAACACCAGGGATGAGACATGTTATTTCGTTCAGGCTTTGATCAGGTGTAATCTCAAATCACTGGCCGATGTCTCAGAGAGGATGGCTGTGCAGGACCCAATGAACCAACAAAACCGATTCTGA
- the LOC123217266 gene encoding pentatricopeptide repeat-containing protein At4g01030, mitochondrial-like, which produces MAKLCPIQRLHLFNSDTTLHQNTPPYHQKQVIHSPTFLALAITDASLRTTSLPTSSLQPFPSTPDFRFLNETNEFGSLGSVRLKHAQMIKISKNGNSDTMAKNLILYYLEFGDFESAAKVFFVGYSKNYTEWSSFWKEYESFGGTVQQVLEVFGELHSKGLMYDSRVLTMVLKICTRAMAFWEGVAVHASLIKRGLDFDMHVTCALMNFYGKCWGAESANKVFDEVSIREDLLWNEAVLVNLRNEQSTKAIELFRELQFCFARAYSRTIVMLLLACGKMGALNKGKQIHGYVLKFAMDSNLPISNSLISMYSRNNKLQLARTVFDLMTDRDLSSWNSMISSYAAVGCVKNAWDLFNKMNSSNVKPDIITWNCLLSGNFLHGSYTETLAVLHKMQSLGFRPNPSSVSIVLQVVTKLEHLKYGEELHGYVIRNGLEYDVYVATSLIDMYVKNDYLDSARKFFDKMKNRNIFAWNSLISGYSFKGLFDDAKKLLNQMKEEGIQTDLVTWNSLVAGYSIWGQNKEALAAINQMKDSGLDPNVVSWTSLISGSSQNRNYLDSFKYFIQMQQEGIKPNSATMSSLLQTCGGLGLLPKGKEIHCFSLKNYYTEDVYIVTALIDMYSKSGHLKSAEVVFRKSANKQLASWNCMIMGFAIYGHGKVAISLFDEMCGADIQPDEITFTALLSACKHSGLVDEGWKYFDRLSTEYGITPTIEHYSCMVDLLGKAGYIDEAWDFIQTMPVKPDATIWGALLGSCRVHGNLKLAKIAAKKLFKLEPYNSANYVLLMNLYAMSNRWEDVERIKDLMNDAGVKIGQVWSWIQIDQLVHVFSAEGKPHPDIAEIYFELYQLVSEMKKLGYEPDLNCVRQNIVEAEKEKVLLSHTEKLAITYGLMKMKGKAPIKVIKNTRVCSDCHAAVKYMSLVRGREILLRDGIRFHHFREGRCSCNDCLQQASC; this is translated from the coding sequence ATGGCCAAGTTGTGTCCGATCCAACGCCTCCACCTATTCAATTCTGACACAACCCTCCATCAAAATACACCCCCCTACCACCAAAAACAAGTAATTCATTCACCGACTTTTCTTGCTCTTGCTATCACTGACGCCTCTCTCCGAACCACGTCACTCCCAACTTCTTCTCTCCAACCCTTTCCATCTACACCAGATTTTCGCTTCTTAAATGAAACAAATGAATTCGGAAGTTTGGGCTCGGTTAGATTAAAGCATGCCCAGATGATAAAAATAAGCAAGAATGGGAATTCAGACACAATGGCTAAAAATTTGATCTTGTATTACTTGGAGTTTGGTGATTTTGAATCGGCTGCCAAGGTTTTCTTTGTCGGTTATTCGAAGAATTATACAGAATGGAGTTCTTTTTGGAAAGAATATGAGAGTTTCGGGGGGACAGTACAGCAAGTTCTTGAGGTGTTCGGTGAGTTGCATAGTAAAGGGTTAATGTATGATAGCAGAGTTCTTACAATGGTTTTGAAGATTTGCACTAGAGCAATGGCATTTTGGGAAGGTGTGGCGGTTCATGCTAGTTTGATCAAAAGAGGCCTAGACTTCGATATGCATGTGACGTGTGCGTTGATGAACTTTTATGGAAAATGTTGGGGTGCAGAAAGTGCTAATAAAGTATTTGACGAAGTTTCGATTCGAGAAGACTTGTTGTGGAACGAGGCAGTCCTGGTAAACTTGAGGAATGAACAATCGACAAAGGCCATTGAATTGTTTCGAGAATTGCAGTTTTGTTTTGCAAGAGCGTATAGCAGAACAATTGTGATGTTGCTGCTAGCATGTGGAAAAATGGGAGCTCTCAATAAAGGAAAGCAAATACATGGGTATGTTCTAAAATTTGCTATGGACTCAAATTTGCCAATATCTAATTCCTTGATTAGCATGTACTCTAGAAATAACAAGCTTCAACTAGCTAGGACAGTTTTTGATTTGATGACAGATCGTGATTTATCTTCATGGAACTCAATGATTTCAAGTTATGCTGCCGTTGGTTGTGTAAAAAATGCTTGGGATCTTTTCAATAAAATGAATTCATCCAATGTAAAACCTGATATAATAACCTGGAACTGCCTTTTGTCAGGCAATTTTCTTCATGGTTCATATACAGAAACCCTGGCCGTTTTGCATAAAATGCAGAGTTTGGGTTTCAGGCCAAATCCAAGCTCTGTCTCTATTGTTCTTCAAGTTGTTACCAAATTGGAGCACTTGAAATATGGGGAAGAACTCCATGGCTACGTTATAAGAAATGGACTTGAGTATGATGTATATGTAGCAACTTCGCTGATAGACATGTATGTGAAGAATGATTACTTAGATAGTGCTAGAAAATTTTTCGATAAAATGAAGAATAGGAATATTTTTGCTTGGAATTCATTGATATCAGGTTATAGCTTCAAAGGTTTGTTTGATGATGCTAAGAAGTTATTGAATCAGATGAAAGAGGAAGGAATTCAAACTGATTTAGTAACATGGAATAGTCTGGTCGCGGGATATTCAATTTGGGGTCAGAATAAGGAAGCTTTGGCAGCCATTAATCAAATGAAAGATTCAGGATTGGATCCTAATGTGGTTTCATGGACTTCTTTAATATCAGGTAGCTCACAAAACAGAAATTATCTGGATTCCTTTAAATATTTCATCCAAATGCAGCAAGAGGGAATCAAGCCGAACTCTGCCACGATGTCCAGCTTGCTTCAAACTTGTGGAGGCCTAGGTCTGTTGCCAAAGGGTAAAGAGATACACTGCTTCtccctaaaaaattattacactGAAGATGTATATATAGTGACAGCACTAATTGACATGTACAGCAAGTCTGGCCATTTAAAAAGTGCAGAAGTGGTGTTCAGGAAGAGTGCAAATAAACAATTAGCTTCTTGGAATTGCATGATTATGGGTTTTGCAATTTATGGCCATGGGAAAGTAGCAATTTCACTTTTTGATGAGATGTGTGGAGCAGATATCCAACCAGATGAAATAACCTTCACAGCTCTCCTTTCTGCTTGCAAGCACTCCGGTTTAGTTGATGAAGGATGGAAATACTTTGATAGATTGAGCACAGAATATGGTATAACGCCCACAATAGAGCATTACTCATGCATGGTGGATCTTCTTGGTAAAGCTGGTTATATTGATGAAGCTTGGGACTTTATTCAAACAATGCCGGTAAAACCAGATGCTACTATTTGGGGTGCTCTTCTTGGATCCTGTCGGGTCCATGGAAACCTGAAGTTAGCAAAGATTGCAGCAAAGAAACTTTTTAAGTTGGAACCATATAATTCTGCTAATTATGTTTTGCTGATGAATTTGTATGCTATGTCAAACAGGTGGGAGGATGTTGAACGCATTAAAGATTTGATGAATGATGCAGGGGTGAAAATTGGGCAGGTATGgagttggattcaaattgatCAGCTTGTTCATGTGTTCTCTGCCGAAGGGAAACCTCATCCAGATATAGCTGAAATATATTTCGAGCTGTATCAGTTGGTTTCTGAAATGAAGAAACTTGGGTATGAGCCGGACCTCAATTGTGTACGTCAGAACATTGTTGAAGCAGAGAAGGAGAAGGTATTGTTGAGTCATACTGAGAAATTGGCCATCACTTACGGACTGATGAAGATGAAAGGCAAGGCTCCCATCAAGGTAATTAAGAATACAAGAGTGTGTTCTGATTGTCATGCTGCTGTAAAATACATGTCTTTGGTTCGAGGCCGAGAGATTTTGCTGAGGGACGGGATTCGGTTTCACCATTTTAGAGAAGGCAGGTGTTCCTGCAATGACTGCTTGCAACAGGCGAGTTGTTAG